In Synechococcus sp. HK05, one DNA window encodes the following:
- a CDS encoding urease accessory protein UreD, which yields MNGTLSAPTIGWKATASLQFQQRHGRTQFQGGATAPLKLMRSTAQSSGHCEVPLLHTAGGLVGGDQLELQLDLEAGSRALLTSVAAQKVYGSVRRSRLHPQGAWAEQHLTVRQAAKSDLEWLPQELVLYADALYQQHLQVDLAPGASFLAMEVVRLGRTAAGETLGEGCWRSSASIRRQATATAEERFELVDRLQLDGDALHGEHGMDGQAVFGSLVWAAPAPLNAAPLLEQVRAARTGLEGTMACGALEQGLVARYRGPSSQAARFWFCRIWALIRQERGLPLPQLPRVWPFQEDPFAGCRADCST from the coding sequence ATGAACGGCACCCTCTCCGCCCCAACCATCGGCTGGAAGGCCACTGCTTCCTTGCAGTTCCAGCAGCGCCATGGGCGCACCCAGTTTCAGGGGGGAGCCACCGCTCCGCTCAAGCTGATGCGCAGCACAGCCCAGAGCAGCGGCCACTGCGAAGTACCCCTGCTGCACACCGCCGGGGGTCTGGTGGGCGGCGATCAATTGGAGCTGCAGCTGGATCTCGAAGCGGGCAGCCGGGCACTGCTCACCAGCGTGGCGGCCCAGAAGGTGTACGGCAGCGTGCGCCGCTCCCGGCTCCACCCCCAGGGCGCCTGGGCTGAGCAACACCTAACGGTGCGGCAGGCGGCGAAGAGCGATCTGGAGTGGCTGCCCCAGGAGCTGGTGCTGTATGCCGATGCCCTCTACCAACAGCACCTGCAGGTCGACCTGGCTCCCGGCGCCAGCTTTCTGGCGATGGAGGTGGTGCGCCTCGGACGCACCGCCGCCGGCGAAACGCTGGGGGAAGGCTGCTGGCGCTCCAGCGCCAGCATTCGCCGCCAAGCCACCGCCACCGCGGAGGAGCGCTTTGAGCTGGTGGATCGGTTGCAGCTTGATGGCGACGCGCTGCACGGGGAACACGGGATGGACGGCCAAGCGGTGTTCGGCTCCCTGGTGTGGGCCGCACCAGCCCCCCTCAACGCCGCTCCCCTGCTGGAACAGGTGCGCGCAGCCCGTACGGGGCTGGAGGGAACGATGGCTTGCGGCGCCCTGGAGCAGGGGCTGGTGGCCCGCTACCGCGGACCCTCCAGCCAGGCGGCACGCTTCTGGTTCTGCCGGATCTGGGCGCTGATCCGCCAGGAGCGGGGCCTGCCGCTGCCGCAGCTGCCGCGGGTGTGGCCCTTTCAGGAAGATCCGTTTGCCGGCTGCCGCGCCGACTGTTCAACCTGA
- the urtD gene encoding urea ABC transporter ATP-binding protein UrtD, with protein sequence MTSTPTSRPSPMNLLELQGVTVSFDGFLALNDLKLQLAPGELRAVIGPNGAGKTTFLDVITGKVKPTRGDVVFRGRSIVGRSEHHISRLGIGRKFQTPRVYQNLSPRRNLELAVRGPHGPAALLFGALSSEQRDRVQHLLSVVGLERQAQQPAGGLSHGQKQWLEIAMLVAQDPELLLVDEPVAGLTDEETARTADLLKQLAGDHTVLVIEHDMEFIRDLQAPVTVLHEGHVLCEGSMDQVQNDPRVIEVYLGSDTQEDAA encoded by the coding sequence ATGACCAGCACGCCAACCTCCCGTCCATCGCCGATGAATCTGCTTGAACTGCAGGGCGTGACCGTCAGCTTCGACGGGTTTCTCGCGCTCAACGATCTCAAACTTCAGCTCGCACCAGGTGAGCTGCGTGCCGTGATTGGCCCCAATGGCGCTGGTAAAACCACCTTCCTCGATGTGATCACCGGCAAGGTGAAACCCACTCGCGGCGACGTGGTGTTCCGCGGTCGCTCGATCGTGGGCCGCAGCGAGCACCACATTTCCCGTCTGGGAATTGGTCGCAAGTTCCAGACACCGCGTGTGTATCAGAACCTCAGCCCACGCCGCAATCTTGAGCTGGCCGTGCGCGGACCCCATGGTCCGGCGGCGTTGTTGTTTGGTGCGCTGAGCAGTGAACAACGCGATCGTGTGCAGCATCTGCTGTCTGTGGTGGGCCTCGAACGCCAGGCCCAGCAACCGGCTGGTGGTCTCTCCCATGGCCAGAAGCAGTGGCTGGAAATTGCGATGCTCGTGGCGCAGGATCCCGAGCTGCTGCTGGTGGATGAACCGGTGGCGGGTCTCACCGATGAGGAAACGGCCCGCACTGCGGATCTACTGAAGCAGTTGGCCGGTGACCACACCGTGCTGGTGATCGAGCATGACATGGAGTTCATCCGCGATCTGCAAGCACCGGTGACGGTGCTGCATGAGGGGCATGTGCTCTGTGAGGGATCGATGGATCAGGTCCAAAACGATCCACGGGTGATTGAGGTGTATCTCGGTAGTGACACTCAGGAGGATGCGGCGTGA
- the ureC gene encoding urease subunit alpha: MPYRISRRAYAETYGPTTGDRLRLADTELILEVERDFTVYGDEVKFGGGKVIRDGMGQAQTTRADGAVDTVITNALILDWWGIVKADIGLRDGRIVAIGKAGNPDTQAGVDIVVGPGTEAIAGEGHILTAGSIDTHVHFICPQQIETALASGVTTLMGGGTGPATGTNATTCTPGAFHISRMLQAAEGLPVNLGFYGKGNASTPEAIEEQIRAGACGLKLHEDWGTTPAAIDCCLTVADRFDVQVCIHSDTLNEAGFVEDTIRAIGGRTIHTFHTEGAGGGHAPDIIKICGEANVLPSSTNPTRPYTVNTLEEHLDMLMVCHHLDPKIPEDVAFAESRIRRETIAAEDILHDIGAFSIIASDSQAMGRVGEVITRTFQTAHKMKVQRGALAEDSARNDNTRLKRYIAKTTINPAIAHGIDHQVGSVEVGKLADLVLWKPGFFGVKPELVLKGGSIVWAQMGDANASIPTPGPVHGRPMFASYGKALAPSCLTFVSQAALDADVQRLLGLERRCVPVQNTRGGINKAAMKNNTALPKVEVDPQTYEVFANGELLSCEPAEVLPMAQRYFLL; encoded by the coding sequence ATGCCCTATCGCATTTCCCGCCGCGCCTACGCCGAGACCTACGGCCCCACCACCGGCGACCGTCTGCGCCTAGCCGACACCGAGCTGATCCTGGAGGTGGAACGCGACTTCACCGTTTACGGCGATGAGGTGAAGTTTGGCGGCGGCAAGGTGATCCGCGACGGGATGGGTCAGGCCCAGACCACGCGCGCCGATGGCGCCGTGGACACGGTGATCACCAACGCCCTGATCCTGGATTGGTGGGGGATTGTGAAGGCCGACATCGGCCTGCGCGATGGCCGCATCGTGGCGATCGGCAAGGCGGGCAACCCCGACACCCAGGCCGGTGTGGACATCGTGGTGGGACCCGGCACCGAGGCGATCGCCGGCGAGGGGCACATCCTCACGGCGGGCTCGATCGACACCCACGTGCACTTCATCTGCCCCCAGCAGATCGAAACGGCCCTGGCCAGCGGCGTGACCACCCTGATGGGCGGCGGCACCGGCCCGGCCACCGGCACCAACGCCACCACCTGCACCCCCGGCGCCTTCCACATCAGCCGCATGCTCCAGGCGGCCGAGGGCCTGCCGGTGAACCTGGGCTTCTACGGCAAGGGCAACGCCTCCACCCCCGAGGCGATCGAAGAGCAGATCCGCGCCGGTGCCTGCGGCCTCAAGCTCCATGAAGACTGGGGCACCACCCCCGCCGCGATCGACTGCTGCCTCACGGTGGCCGACCGCTTCGATGTGCAGGTGTGCATCCACTCCGACACGCTCAACGAAGCGGGCTTCGTGGAGGACACGATCCGCGCCATCGGCGGCCGCACCATCCACACCTTCCACACCGAGGGGGCCGGCGGCGGCCACGCCCCCGACATCATCAAGATCTGCGGTGAGGCCAACGTGCTGCCCAGCAGCACCAACCCCACCCGGCCCTACACGGTGAACACGCTCGAGGAACACCTCGACATGCTCATGGTGTGCCACCACCTCGATCCAAAGATCCCGGAGGACGTGGCCTTTGCCGAATCGCGCATCCGCCGCGAAACGATCGCCGCCGAGGACATCCTTCATGACATCGGGGCCTTCTCAATCATCGCCAGCGATTCCCAGGCCATGGGCCGGGTGGGCGAGGTGATCACCCGCACCTTCCAGACGGCCCACAAGATGAAGGTGCAGCGGGGTGCCCTGGCCGAAGACAGCGCCCGCAACGACAACACCCGCCTGAAGCGCTACATCGCCAAGACCACGATCAACCCAGCCATCGCCCATGGGATCGATCACCAGGTGGGCTCGGTGGAGGTGGGCAAACTGGCGGATCTGGTGCTGTGGAAGCCGGGCTTCTTCGGCGTGAAGCCGGAGCTGGTGCTCAAGGGCGGTTCGATCGTGTGGGCGCAGATGGGCGATGCCAACGCCTCGATTCCCACCCCCGGCCCGGTGCACGGCCGCCCGATGTTTGCCAGCTACGGCAAGGCGCTGGCCCCCAGCTGCCTCACCTTCGTGAGCCAGGCCGCCCTCGACGCCGATGTGCAGCGGCTGCTGGGGCTGGAGCGGCGCTGCGTCCCGGTGCAGAACACCCGCGGCGGCATCAACAAGGCGGCGATGAAAAACAACACCGCCCTGCCCAAGGTGGAGGTGGACCCGCAGACCTACGAGGTGTTCGCCAACGGCGAGCTGCTCAGCTGCGAGCCCGCCGAGGTGCTGCCGATGGCGCAGCGCTACTTCCTGCTCTGA
- the ureE gene encoding urease accessory protein UreE, with the protein MITEWHSAHRQGAARSALSTPAMPHEAAILLVERLPDQAPWPAAASVLQLPLAADERTSLRGHRRSACGSDLLLQLPRGAALRPGERLASADGRIQVQVAAAAEPVMQVRSTDPLALLQAAYHLGNRHVAMELHADRLVLLQDSVLAELLRQRGLVVELAQLPFQPEAGAYEGFGHHHHGHGHP; encoded by the coding sequence ATGATCACAGAGTGGCACTCCGCCCACCGCCAGGGTGCTGCCCGTTCCGCGTTGTCCACGCCCGCGATGCCGCACGAAGCCGCCATCCTGCTTGTGGAGCGCTTGCCGGATCAGGCGCCCTGGCCGGCTGCGGCGTCTGTGTTGCAGCTGCCTTTGGCCGCGGATGAGCGCACGAGCCTGCGGGGCCATCGCCGCTCAGCGTGTGGATCCGATTTGCTGTTGCAACTGCCTCGCGGTGCGGCCCTGCGCCCCGGCGAGCGCTTGGCCAGTGCCGATGGGCGGATTCAGGTGCAGGTGGCCGCGGCAGCGGAGCCGGTGATGCAGGTGCGCAGCACCGATCCCCTCGCCCTGCTCCAGGCGGCCTATCACCTGGGTAATCGCCACGTGGCGATGGAGCTGCATGCCGATCGCTTGGTGCTGCTGCAAGACAGCGTGTTGGCTGAGCTCTTGCGCCAGCGGGGCTTGGTGGTGGAGTTGGCCCAGTTGCCGTTTCAGCCGGAGGCCGGTGCCTATGAGGGCTTCGGCCATCACCACCACGGCCACGGGCATCCGTGA
- the urtA gene encoding urea ABC transporter substrate-binding protein — translation MRKNSLRLLGGATALATSLTLVACGGGDQAGGEFDGEVKVGILHSRSGTMAISENTVAEAELMAIDEINAKGGITIDGKKLKIVPVEEDGASDWPTFAEKATKLIDQDKVAVVFGGWTSASRKAMLPVFEAKDHFLFYPIQYEGQECSKNIFYSGAAPNQQAEPAVDWLLQNKGKEFFLVGSDYVYPRTANTIMKEQLKANGAKVVGEDYLPLGNTEVAPIIAKIKQAMPKGGVIVNTLNGDSNVAFFKQMKAAGITPANGYSIMSFSIAEEEIAAIGPEYLEGTYAAWNFFQSLDTPASKEFTKNFKAKYGDKRVTNDPAEAAYMMVYLWAAAAEKANSVDDNKVREALIGVSFDAPEGKVTVMPNHHVEKRVLIGEVQSDGMFKILEDKGFVKPVAWNQYVPETKGYTCDWTQDRPDAGKYKM, via the coding sequence ATGCGAAAGAATTCGCTGCGTCTGCTGGGCGGTGCCACGGCTCTGGCCACCTCGCTCACCCTGGTTGCGTGTGGTGGCGGTGATCAGGCCGGTGGTGAGTTCGATGGCGAAGTGAAGGTGGGCATCCTTCACAGCCGCTCCGGCACCATGGCCATCTCCGAAAACACGGTGGCCGAAGCCGAGCTGATGGCGATCGATGAGATCAACGCCAAAGGCGGCATCACCATTGACGGCAAGAAGCTGAAGATCGTTCCCGTTGAGGAGGATGGTGCTTCTGATTGGCCCACCTTCGCGGAGAAGGCCACCAAGCTGATCGATCAAGACAAGGTTGCTGTCGTGTTCGGCGGTTGGACCTCCGCCAGCCGCAAGGCGATGCTACCGGTGTTCGAGGCGAAGGACCACTTCCTCTTCTACCCGATTCAGTACGAAGGTCAGGAGTGCTCCAAGAATATTTTCTATAGCGGTGCCGCTCCCAACCAACAGGCTGAGCCTGCTGTGGATTGGCTGCTGCAGAACAAGGGCAAGGAATTCTTCTTGGTTGGCTCGGATTACGTGTACCCACGTACCGCCAACACCATCATGAAGGAGCAGCTCAAGGCCAATGGTGCCAAGGTGGTAGGTGAGGACTACCTGCCCCTGGGTAACACCGAAGTGGCTCCGATCATCGCCAAGATCAAGCAGGCGATGCCCAAGGGTGGTGTGATCGTGAACACCCTCAACGGCGATAGCAACGTTGCCTTCTTCAAGCAGATGAAGGCTGCCGGCATCACCCCGGCCAACGGCTATTCGATCATGAGCTTCTCGATCGCTGAAGAAGAGATTGCTGCGATCGGTCCTGAGTATCTCGAAGGCACCTACGCCGCTTGGAACTTCTTCCAGAGCCTCGATACCCCTGCTTCCAAGGAGTTCACCAAGAACTTCAAGGCCAAGTATGGCGACAAGCGCGTCACCAACGACCCCGCTGAAGCCGCCTACATGATGGTTTACCTGTGGGCTGCTGCGGCCGAAAAGGCCAACAGCGTTGACGACAACAAGGTGCGCGAGGCCCTGATCGGCGTGAGCTTCGATGCTCCCGAAGGCAAGGTGACGGTGATGCCCAACCACCACGTGGAGAAGCGCGTGTTGATCGGTGAGGTGCAGAGCGATGGCATGTTCAAGATCCTTGAGGACAAGGGTTTTGTGAAGCCCGTGGCCTGGAACCAGTACGTGCCCGAAACCAAGGGCTACACCTGCGATTGGACCCAGGATCGCCCTGACGCCGGCAAGTACAAGATGTGA
- the ureG gene encoding urease accessory protein UreG, protein MTASRLRVGVAGPVGSGKTALVEALCRRLRDRLQLAVVTNDIYTQEDAQFLTRAGALEPGRIRGVETGGCPHTAIREDCSINRAAVADLEAAYPGLDLVLVESGGDNLAASFSPELVDLCIYVIDVAAGDKIPRKGGPGITRSDLLVINKIDLAPMVGASLEVMERDTERMRPGRPWCFTNLHSGEGLEQVEAFVLRQLPS, encoded by the coding sequence ATGACAGCCAGTCGTTTGCGGGTTGGGGTGGCCGGTCCGGTGGGGTCCGGTAAGACAGCTCTGGTGGAGGCGTTGTGCCGGCGGCTTCGGGATCGGCTGCAGCTGGCGGTCGTCACCAACGACATCTATACGCAGGAGGACGCTCAGTTCCTCACCCGTGCCGGTGCCCTGGAGCCCGGGAGGATTCGCGGCGTGGAAACCGGCGGCTGTCCCCATACCGCCATCCGCGAAGACTGTTCGATCAACCGTGCGGCGGTGGCCGACCTGGAGGCGGCCTATCCGGGCTTGGATCTGGTGCTGGTGGAGAGCGGTGGCGACAACCTCGCCGCCAGCTTCAGCCCGGAGCTGGTGGATCTCTGCATCTATGTGATTGACGTGGCTGCAGGCGACAAGATCCCCCGCAAGGGAGGGCCTGGCATCACCCGCTCCGATCTGCTGGTGATCAACAAGATCGATTTGGCGCCGATGGTGGGTGCCAGCTTGGAGGTGATGGAGCGCGACACCGAACGGATGCGACCTGGGCGCCCCTGGTGTTTCACCAACCTGCATTCCGGAGAGGGGCTCGAGCAGGTGGAGGCGTTTGTGCTGCGGCAGCTGCCCAGTTGA
- the urtC gene encoding urea ABC transporter permease subunit UrtC, with protein sequence MADLLSSRHLRRWLPWVLIVVAALVLPVVLPPFRLNLLGRFLSLGIVALGVDLIWGYTGMLSLGQGIFFALGGYALAMYLQLNELKPGELPEFFSLYGVKSLPAFWQPFGSPLFTLLAIWVIPALVAGLLGYLVFRNRIKGVYFSILTQAALLVFFNFFNGQQKLINGTNGLKTSTARVFGELIGSDVMQRNLFWLTVVITVLAFLLCRWLTHGRFGDALIAIRDDEPRLRFTGYNPTAYKTVVFAVAGALAGISGALYTVQSGIVSPQYMAVPFSIEMVIWVAVGGRGTLIGAVLGAVLINYAKSLVSEALPETWLFIQGGLFLLVVLALPDGLVGWWRQGGPGRLIAMVGWPPRTATYPALDLDPQVAAEQEQLDGRGGGQG encoded by the coding sequence ATGGCAGATCTGCTCTCTTCGCGCCACCTGCGGCGTTGGCTCCCCTGGGTGCTGATTGTGGTGGCTGCGCTGGTATTGCCGGTGGTTTTGCCACCGTTCCGGTTGAATCTGTTAGGCCGCTTTCTGTCTCTGGGCATTGTGGCCCTGGGCGTGGATCTGATCTGGGGCTACACCGGCATGCTGAGTCTCGGCCAGGGCATCTTCTTTGCCCTGGGCGGCTATGCCTTGGCGATGTATCTGCAGCTCAATGAGCTGAAGCCTGGAGAATTACCCGAATTCTTCTCCCTGTATGGCGTGAAGAGCTTGCCGGCGTTCTGGCAGCCTTTCGGTTCGCCGCTCTTCACGTTGCTGGCGATCTGGGTGATCCCTGCGCTGGTGGCTGGGCTGCTGGGTTATCTGGTGTTTCGCAACCGGATCAAGGGGGTTTATTTCTCGATCCTCACCCAGGCTGCTTTGCTGGTGTTTTTCAACTTCTTCAACGGCCAGCAGAAGTTGATCAATGGCACCAATGGTCTGAAAACATCGACAGCGCGTGTGTTCGGTGAGCTGATTGGTAGCGATGTGATGCAGCGCAACCTGTTCTGGCTCACGGTGGTGATCACGGTGCTGGCCTTTCTGCTGTGCCGCTGGCTCACCCACGGCCGCTTCGGCGATGCCCTGATCGCCATTCGCGACGATGAACCGCGCCTGCGTTTCACCGGCTACAACCCCACGGCCTACAAAACAGTGGTGTTCGCCGTGGCGGGTGCGTTGGCTGGCATCAGCGGCGCGCTCTACACCGTGCAATCGGGCATTGTGTCGCCGCAGTACATGGCGGTTCCCTTCTCCATCGAGATGGTGATCTGGGTGGCGGTGGGTGGCCGCGGCACCTTGATTGGCGCTGTGCTCGGCGCTGTGCTGATCAACTACGCCAAGAGTTTGGTGAGTGAAGCCCTGCCGGAAACCTGGCTGTTCATTCAGGGCGGTTTGTTCCTGCTGGTGGTGCTTGCCCTGCCCGATGGCTTGGTGGGTTGGTGGCGCCAGGGTGGCCCTGGTCGCCTGATCGCCATGGTGGGTTGGCCGCCGCGCACGGCCACCTACCCCGCTCTGGATCTCGATCCCCAGGTGGCGGCTGAGCAAGAACAGCTCGACGGTCGCGGTGGAGGCCAGGGTTGA
- a CDS encoding urease subunit beta — protein MAPLIPGELIPEPGELELNAGRPVTTLLVANTGDRPVQVGSHFHFFEANAALEFDREAARGLRLDIPAGTAVRFEPGDSRAVQLVPFAGERRIFGFNGLVNGPLD, from the coding sequence ATGGCCCCACTGATTCCCGGCGAACTGATCCCCGAACCCGGCGAGCTGGAGCTCAACGCCGGCCGGCCGGTCACCACCCTGCTGGTCGCCAACACCGGTGATCGCCCGGTGCAGGTGGGCTCTCACTTCCACTTCTTTGAAGCCAACGCAGCGTTGGAGTTCGACCGTGAGGCCGCCCGCGGCCTGCGGCTCGACATCCCCGCCGGAACCGCGGTGCGCTTCGAGCCCGGCGACAGCCGCGCGGTGCAGCTGGTGCCCTTCGCCGGCGAACGGCGCATCTTCGGCTTCAACGGCCTGGTGAACGGCCCCCTCGATTAA
- a CDS encoding urease subunit gamma, translating into MHLTPQEKDKLLIVTAALLAERRLNRGLKLNHPEAVAWLSFQVLEGARDGKSVAALMQEGSTWLSREQVMEGVPELVHEVQIEAVFPDGTKLVTLHDPIR; encoded by the coding sequence ATGCATCTGACTCCTCAGGAGAAGGACAAACTCCTGATCGTGACCGCGGCCCTGCTGGCGGAACGGCGCCTCAACCGCGGCCTGAAACTGAATCATCCAGAGGCGGTGGCCTGGCTGAGCTTTCAGGTGCTGGAAGGAGCCCGCGACGGCAAGAGCGTGGCAGCACTCATGCAGGAGGGCAGCACCTGGCTGAGCCGCGAGCAGGTGATGGAGGGAGTGCCAGAACTGGTGCATGAAGTGCAGATCGAGGCGGTGTTTCCCGATGGCACCAAGCTCGTGACCCTGCACGACCCCATCCGCTGA
- the urtB gene encoding urea ABC transporter permease subunit UrtB, which translates to MDLLYDTLFNGLAIGSVLVLAALGLAVVFGLMGVINMAHGELMMLGAYTTFVVQNIFKAVLPDALFPIYILVALPLAFVVSGLAGLLLEKTVIRRLYGRPLETLLATWGVSLILQQFVRSVSSAFAIGLVVAVVAGLLVPRFTPKAWWQQRWTPLLGTGSWVVTALVGVLIASVLGEQRVFDQPWFSARNIDVTAPVWLRGSIDVGAVNMPAARLFIIVLTVVALVLVNWFLQKSVWGMRIRAVTQNRTMSDCLGIPTEKVDALTFLIGSGLAGVAGVAVTLLGSVGPNLGGNYIVDCFMVVVLGGVGKLAGTVLAALGIGVLSYVVGSGSLLLVWPGMPEGLNAVITFFATTSMAKVLVFALIVVFLQIRPAGLFPQKGRMVEA; encoded by the coding sequence ATGGATCTTCTCTACGACACACTCTTCAACGGCCTGGCCATCGGCTCGGTTCTGGTGCTTGCCGCACTGGGCCTGGCCGTGGTGTTTGGCCTGATGGGCGTTATCAACATGGCCCATGGCGAGTTGATGATGCTTGGTGCCTACACCACATTCGTGGTGCAGAACATCTTCAAGGCGGTGCTGCCCGATGCCTTGTTCCCGATTTACATCCTGGTGGCGCTGCCGCTGGCCTTTGTGGTGAGTGGCCTGGCGGGCTTGCTGCTGGAGAAAACGGTGATTCGGCGCCTGTACGGCCGCCCGTTGGAAACGCTGCTGGCCACCTGGGGTGTGAGCCTGATCCTCCAGCAGTTTGTGCGTTCAGTGTCGAGCGCCTTTGCGATCGGTCTTGTGGTGGCTGTGGTGGCTGGCCTGCTGGTGCCCCGCTTTACGCCGAAGGCCTGGTGGCAGCAACGTTGGACGCCGTTGCTGGGAACAGGCAGCTGGGTGGTGACCGCCCTCGTTGGCGTGCTGATTGCTTCGGTGCTGGGGGAGCAGCGGGTGTTCGATCAGCCCTGGTTCAGCGCCCGCAATATTGATGTCACCGCGCCGGTATGGCTGCGCGGCTCCATTGATGTGGGCGCGGTGAATATGCCGGCCGCGCGTCTGTTCATCATTGTGCTCACGGTGGTGGCGCTGGTGTTGGTGAACTGGTTCCTGCAGAAGAGCGTGTGGGGCATGCGCATCCGCGCCGTGACCCAGAACCGCACGATGAGCGATTGCCTCGGCATTCCCACCGAAAAGGTGGATGCACTGACCTTTTTGATCGGCTCCGGCCTTGCCGGTGTGGCTGGCGTGGCCGTCACCCTGCTGGGTTCGGTGGGCCCCAACCTCGGCGGCAACTACATCGTGGATTGCTTCATGGTGGTGGTGCTCGGCGGCGTGGGCAAGCTGGCTGGCACGGTGCTTGCCGCCTTGGGCATCGGTGTTCTCAGTTATGTGGTGGGCTCCGGTTCGCTGCTGCTGGTCTGGCCTGGCATGCCTGAGGGGCTGAATGCGGTGATCACCTTCTTCGCCACCACCTCGATGGCGAAGGTGCTGGTGTTTGCCTTGATTGTGGTGTTCCTGCAGATCAGGCCGGCGGGTCTGTTCCCGCAGAAAGGCCGCATGGTGGAGGCCTGA
- a CDS encoding ABC transporter substrate-binding protein, producing the protein MTLPRRRVLVLGGAGLAGSVLLKACGLAERSAGPRPLIGVLQMVDAQPPNLTRLGFEQALAAAGYREGETMSVVRRDAAGQPANTTVVMQQFLHDRVDLVLAVGTPPLQAAMQVMPATTPVVFCYCSNPWGAGAGTPPGDVGQHRPNVVGTVGTNPVGKELDLAREINPQLKQVGLVFNPAESNSSYEAKLLRQEALRRSIRVLEQPVASASQVPQAAKALVEQQVEAFVKIGDYATIEAFAAICKVGLEHRIPVYSVDPPDIQLPGCLAVIGWNYRDDGMAAGKLAVRVLNGESPAQMAFQPLTSTDLLVSLATAQAIGVTVPEDLLQRADRVVR; encoded by the coding sequence ATGACGTTGCCGCGCCGCCGTGTTCTGGTTCTCGGCGGGGCGGGTCTGGCCGGATCGGTGTTGCTCAAGGCCTGTGGTTTGGCCGAGCGCAGCGCAGGCCCCAGGCCGCTGATCGGCGTGCTGCAGATGGTGGATGCCCAGCCCCCCAACCTCACCCGCCTGGGGTTTGAGCAGGCCCTGGCCGCGGCGGGATACCGCGAGGGTGAAACGATGAGCGTGGTGCGGCGCGATGCGGCGGGCCAGCCGGCCAACACCACGGTGGTGATGCAGCAGTTTCTGCACGACCGGGTGGATCTGGTGCTGGCGGTGGGCACCCCGCCGCTGCAGGCCGCGATGCAGGTGATGCCAGCTACCACGCCGGTGGTGTTCTGTTATTGCTCCAACCCCTGGGGCGCCGGTGCCGGTACGCCGCCCGGTGATGTGGGTCAGCACCGCCCCAACGTGGTGGGCACGGTGGGCACCAACCCAGTGGGCAAGGAGCTGGATCTGGCACGGGAGATCAACCCGCAGCTCAAACAGGTGGGATTGGTTTTCAATCCCGCTGAATCCAATTCCAGCTACGAAGCCAAGCTGCTGCGCCAGGAGGCGTTGCGGCGCTCGATCCGCGTGCTGGAGCAGCCGGTGGCCAGTGCGAGCCAGGTGCCGCAGGCTGCCAAGGCGCTGGTGGAGCAGCAGGTGGAGGCTTTCGTGAAGATCGGCGATTACGCCACGATTGAGGCCTTCGCGGCCATCTGCAAGGTGGGCCTGGAGCACCGCATTCCGGTGTATTCGGTGGATCCGCCTGATATTCAGTTGCCGGGCTGCCTGGCGGTGATCGGCTGGAACTACCGCGATGACGGCATGGCTGCCGGCAAGCTCGCCGTTCGGGTGCTCAACGGCGAATCGCCGGCGCAGATGGCCTTCCAACCGCTCACCAGCACGGATCTGTTGGTGAGCCTGGCCACCGCCCAGGCGATCGGTGTCACCGTGCCGGAGGATCTGCTGCAACGAGCTGATCGGGTGGTGCGCTGA
- a CDS encoding urease accessory protein UreF — MSSAAARLRLFQLVSPALPVGAFSYSEGLEVLVQRGQLAGVEALEAWLRAELQRGAVAVEAAALGELQGLLSTWRHGDGGWSEVAALDGWLLAQREAPELRAQQRQMGQSLLQLLADLGWPLPAEAAALAWPAAFAWAALCLEIASPELEEAYLYGWVANQISAAVRLVPLGPTQGQRLQLALVGCIAERAEALRGSDPRQLWNGGIGAGLAQLQHAELYSRLFRS; from the coding sequence GTGAGCAGCGCTGCCGCCCGGCTGAGGTTGTTCCAGCTGGTGAGCCCGGCCCTGCCGGTGGGTGCTTTCAGTTATTCGGAGGGGTTGGAGGTGCTGGTGCAGCGGGGCCAGTTGGCTGGGGTGGAGGCGCTCGAGGCGTGGCTGCGGGCTGAGCTGCAGCGCGGGGCCGTGGCGGTGGAAGCGGCGGCCCTGGGGGAGCTGCAGGGGTTGCTGAGCACCTGGCGGCACGGTGATGGCGGTTGGTCTGAGGTGGCGGCCCTGGATGGTTGGCTGCTGGCGCAGCGCGAAGCCCCTGAGCTGCGGGCTCAGCAGCGCCAGATGGGGCAGTCGCTGCTGCAGTTGCTGGCGGATCTGGGTTGGCCGCTGCCGGCCGAAGCGGCGGCGCTGGCCTGGCCGGCGGCCTTCGCCTGGGCGGCCCTTTGCCTGGAGATTGCCTCACCTGAGTTGGAGGAGGCCTACCTCTATGGCTGGGTTGCCAATCAGATCAGCGCGGCGGTGCGCCTGGTGCCGCTCGGGCCCACCCAGGGTCAGCGCCTGCAGTTGGCCCTGGTGGGATGCATCGCCGAGCGAGCCGAGGCCTTGCGTGGCTCGGATCCGCGGCAGCTGTGGAACGGCGGCATCGGCGCTGGCCTCGCCCAGCTGCAGCACGCTGAGCTCTATTCCCGCTTGTTTCGCAGCTGA